The Candidatus Polarisedimenticolia bacterium region CAGAAGGGCGGAGTCGGGAAGACCACCACCGCCATCAATCTCGCAGCAGCCCTGGCTCACAAGAAATATAAGACGCTCCTGATAGATCTCGATCCCCAGGGGAACTGCACTCTCTGTTTCGTCGATCACCAGCAAATCGGCACGACGGTGTACGAGGCCTTGACGGAGCCGGGATTGAGCCTCAAGGAGGCCATCCATCCGACGCAGACGGCGAACCTCGAGGTAGTTCCATCGCGCATCACGCTCGCGAAATTCGAGAGCAAGATGATTGGGGAGCTGGACAGTCACTTCCGCATGAAGGATCGGATCGCATCGGTGCAGAAGCAGTATGACTACGTCATCATCGATTGTCCGCCGACGTTGGGGCTGCTGACGGTGAACGCCCTGGTGGCGGCGAGCCACCTGCTCGTACCGATCCAGTCCTCCTACTTCGCGCTCGAGGGGACAGACGATCTTCTGGAGACGGTGGAGAAGATCAAGGCCCGCCCGAACCCGGGGCTGGAGTTCCTCGGCGTGGTCATCACGCTGCACGACAAGCGCACGGTCCTCGGAAGGGATATCAAGAGCCACATCAAGGAAGTCTTCGGGAACAAAGTGTTCAAGACGATCATCAGCCGCAGCGTGCGGCTCGAGGAAAGTCCCGCTTACAAGGAATCGATCTTCACTTATTCTCCTAATTCGACCGGCGCGTTGGAATATTACCGGCTTTCTGAAGAGGTCATCGGACGTGTCTAACAGCAAGAATCGCGGTCTGCCTCTCGAGAAACGCATGCGCCATGACCACCACTTCGTCGACAGCCTGAGCCGGGGAGCCCTGGCTCCCATCGGAAGGATGATCTCCCTCGAGCAGATCGACACGATTCCGGACCAGCCCCGACGGCAGATGGGAGACTTGAAGGACCTGGTTGCCTCGATCAAGGAGAAGGGAGTGCTCGAGCCGATCCTGGTGCGTCGCAACGGACCGCGCTTCCGGATAATCGCCGGAGAGCGCCGGTACCGCGCCTCGCGCGAGGCTGGCCTGACGCAGATCCCGTGCATCGAGCTGGAGGTGGACGACAAAGGAACGCTGGAGATCTCCCTGATCGAGAATTTGCAGCGCAGAGACCTGAGCGCTTTCGAAGAAGCGCATGGCATCAAACAGCTGATCGACCGGTTCCTCTACACCCACGAAGAGGTTTCGCGCCGGCTCGCAAAGTCGCGCTCGGCAATCACCGAGATCCTGAGCCTGACCCAGATTCCCGAGGAGGTGATGGAGTATTGCCAGGAATACGGTATCAGCTCGCGATCGCATCTTCTCGCGATCGCCCATCAACCTGACGTGGACACGATGCTGGCTCTTGCAGAGCAGATTCGGACTCAGAACCTGACCCGGGAGGACGTGCGCAAGCTGAAGAACCCGTCGACCGAGGAAGGAAAGCGGGGGAGGCCGAAGCACTTCGTGTTCCGGTATCGGGCACAGGACCGTCGCTTCGCTTTCAGCCTCAGGTTCAGCAAATCAGAAGTTTCCCGGGACGAAATCATTCACACGCTGCGCGAGCTCCTTCAGAACCTCGAGGCCGAAGCCAACTAGGCACGGCCGCCCGCAATAAATCCATCCACCAATTCGTTGATGCAATCGGGCTGGAGCGCAAGCTCCAGCTCCATCTGAGCTTCCTAAGAGCAGATTCTCCGACGTCCTGGTCAAGAAACAATCCACTTCGCTGCGACGCCTGATGTTCGGGCTGCTCGGAGGCGAAATTGGAGCGTGGAACTTGTGTCGGTTCACGTGAGCTCACTTCGGTTGAGACCTTGAGGTTTCTTGAGAATGATCTAGCACGAAGGAATTCTCATGATCTTTGCGCTTAAGGGCGATCGGGCTGTTCCTTATGCTGCTGTTCCTGTTCATCCGGTTCCTGCCGATGATCGGCTGGTTGCTCGATCTTCGAGATGCGGACGATCCTGCCGGAGGCGGAGGTGGAGGGGCATGGAGAAGAAGGCCTCCATCAGGTAGCCGTAGACGAATCTTGGATTCTGTTAGGAGTGAATAATGTTTTCGTTACCCGGGTGCATGACAGACGAACCGCACGTGGCGGATCACGGGACATGGAGCATGGGGCGATGAATTCTCATTGATTCGATGTCGATCGGTGGTGAGGAAGATCTTGTCGAACTTGCGTAGAAGTTTTCGAAAGCTAGCCGCGTCATCGAGCGAAATGTCGGCCGGCCGACATTTTCAAATAGACCTAAGTAACGACAGCAAGACGGTAGATGCATCGAGTTGCAGCCTCGTTGCGAGGTCAGGAGGCCGGGCCTGGAAGGAGCGCACCGGGGTTGCAGCGGGCATCGTGTGGGTAGGTCGGCAGTCCGGGCAGGCGAAGGCACACATGTCGTGAGGACGTCCCTGGATTGTTCCATTTGATGGGTCTCACGGGGTGGCATTCCATCGGCGCCTGGGCAGGCTCGAGCGAAGAGGCAACCCTGGAATTCCTGGGCGGCCTGACCGACCATTTAGTTTACATAAGATTTCTTATCGGACATTCTCGGGATCCCGGGTCGGAACGCAAAAGAGCCTGATTTTCCTGGCGATTTACCTCTTTCTGATGCCTTGACTCAGGGCCGGGCCGCTCCTACCATGACAGCGCCTGAGGGGGCTTAATGTTCCGACTGTATCGCTACATCTTCCGGGATCTTGCCTCTCCGACCGTTTTGGGTCTGCTCATCTACACCTTCGTCCTCCTGATGAACGCTATCTTCGACGTGGCGGAATTCGCCATCAAGAAGGACTTGCCGATCACCGCGGTCCTCAAGATCCTGGCTCTTTCCTTGCCGCAGTTCCTGACTCTGACCATTCCGATGTCGGTGCTTCTCGGTGTGCTCATCGGAGTAGGCCGGCTCTCCGCCGACAGCGAGATCATCGCCATGCGGGCCTGCGGGATTGGCTACTGGAAGGTCGTGATTCCGGTCATGACCCTGGGCCTGGTGGGATGGGCGATTTGCAGCTCGCTGCTCATATGGATCGAGCCGGAGGCCGATTATCTGCGCCATCGCCTCGGATCACGCCTCGTCCTTAAATCCGACCTCCGCAAAGAGCTGAAGTCGCGCACCCTCTTCGAAGAGATTCCGGGAATGCTGCTTTACGCCGACAAGGTCTATAGCGGCGGGAGCAGCCTGGAGCGGGTCATCCTGTCGCAGTCCGATCCGCAGGGGCGGGACCTGCTGACCACCGCGCGCCGGGGTCGCCTCGATTACGACACGGGCACCGGGAGGTTGCGGCTGTTTCTCGAGGATGGCGTGACGCACCGAACCAATCCGTCCGATCCCCTCGACTACCAGGTTTACGGAGCCGATCGACAAATGGCCCTACGTGAGCCCGACAGCGGGTTCAAGCTCAGGACCCGCCTCTTGAAAGAGCCCCAGCAGAAGAACTATCGGGAGCAATCGCTGCAGGAGCTCAGGGAGTCATGGGCCAAGGCCGGCGCTCTCGAGCACATCCCGACGCGGGACCGGCTGAGAGCGTCAATCGATGTGGTGTGGCATGAGCGCTTCGCCTTGCCGGTCGCCTGCCTGGTGTTCAGCTTCGTCGGCTTCCCGCTCGGCATCTACAACCGCCGGGGCGGAAAATCCTCCGGCATCGCGATCAGCCTGGGAGTCGTGCTGGTCTACTGGCTCATTCTGACGACCGGTGAGCAGCTGGCCACCGAAAACAAGCTTCCTCCCCTCGTGGCGCTGTGGACCGGAAACCTGGTGTTCGTCATCTTCGGAGTCCTGCTGCTGCGGCGCAAAGAGAAGCAGGAAACGGGGATGGAAGGAAGCGGAT contains the following coding sequences:
- a CDS encoding ParA family protein, with protein sequence MILAIANQKGGVGKTTTAINLAAALAHKKYKTLLIDLDPQGNCTLCFVDHQQIGTTVYEALTEPGLSLKEAIHPTQTANLEVVPSRITLAKFESKMIGELDSHFRMKDRIASVQKQYDYVIIDCPPTLGLLTVNALVAASHLLVPIQSSYFALEGTDDLLETVEKIKARPNPGLEFLGVVITLHDKRTVLGRDIKSHIKEVFGNKVFKTIISRSVRLEESPAYKESIFTYSPNSTGALEYYRLSEEVIGRV
- a CDS encoding ParB/RepB/Spo0J family partition protein; this translates as MRHDHHFVDSLSRGALAPIGRMISLEQIDTIPDQPRRQMGDLKDLVASIKEKGVLEPILVRRNGPRFRIIAGERRYRASREAGLTQIPCIELEVDDKGTLEISLIENLQRRDLSAFEEAHGIKQLIDRFLYTHEEVSRRLAKSRSAITEILSLTQIPEEVMEYCQEYGISSRSHLLAIAHQPDVDTMLALAEQIRTQNLTREDVRKLKNPSTEEGKRGRPKHFVFRYRAQDRRFAFSLRFSKSEVSRDEIIHTLRELLQNLEAEAN
- a CDS encoding LptF/LptG family permease, which gives rise to MFRLYRYIFRDLASPTVLGLLIYTFVLLMNAIFDVAEFAIKKDLPITAVLKILALSLPQFLTLTIPMSVLLGVLIGVGRLSADSEIIAMRACGIGYWKVVIPVMTLGLVGWAICSSLLIWIEPEADYLRHRLGSRLVLKSDLRKELKSRTLFEEIPGMLLYADKVYSGGSSLERVILSQSDPQGRDLLTTARRGRLDYDTGTGRLRLFLEDGVTHRTNPSDPLDYQVYGADRQMALREPDSGFKLRTRLLKEPQQKNYREQSLQELRESWAKAGALEHIPTRDRLRASIDVVWHERFALPVACLVFSFVGFPLGIYNRRGGKSSGIAISLGVVLVYWLILTTGEQLATENKLPPLVALWTGNLVFVIFGVLLLRRKEKQETGMEGSGWIGRSYAAGRKVRVAVAGVLKRRGSGGTEGGTEPIDPEPRRKYSGGPAFSTLLDRYVLRSYLRFLLMTGLSIYVIFLVVDFRELIDDVINSRVPGTLVLNFFKYRSPWIIGQILPVACLVSTLLAFGVLSRFNEITAMKAGGLSLYRISLPVLGATIVVSTFAFGLQGYVMPFSNQRASQLRDQIRGKVSRSYSQPQKRWVQGTDGVFYSYRSFQKTSPGLVPLTTEGVFQGFSILRLDPETYQVLSRVYAREAQFVDGSWMLRSGWERGFDEGGHITSFDEFKEKAYPLPINPSRFMGDTRTPDQMSYTQLREFIEDLRRRGYSVQELMVDLHEKVAMPFVSFVMVVLGLPF